The proteins below are encoded in one region of Paenisporosarcina cavernae:
- the scpA gene encoding methylmalonyl-CoA mutase, translating to MGNKWENVSLASFLEEEKTSRSNEALAAGIAPFTRGPYATMYVSRPWTIRQYAGFSTAEESNAFYRRNLAMGQKGLSVAFDLATHRGYDSDHPRVEGDVGKAGVAIDSVEDMKILFDGIPLDQMSVSMTMNGAVLPILAFYIVTAEEQGVLPDKLAGTIQNDILKEYMVRNTYIYPPEMSMKIIADIFSFTAEKMPRFNSISISGYHMQEAGATAEIELAYTLADGLEYVRTGLAAGIPIDSFAPRLSFFWAVGMNYFEEIAKMRAARKIWAQMMYSFSPTNPKSLALRTHSQTSGWSLTEQDPFNNVMRTLVEANAASMGHTQSLHTNALDEAIALPTDFSARIARNTQLFLQDETYMTKIIDPWGGSTHVENLTKELSEKAWELIQEIEDLGGMAKAIETGLPKMKIEEAAAIRQAQIDSGKEKIIGVNAFRLEKEDEMDILSIDNTAVRNSQIARLEKMKSTRSEKDVQIALQALAEGAKTGNVNLLELAIQAARVRASLGEISDAIEEACGRHKAVIRSVSGVYQSNYENNEEITTVKHMTDVFLENEGRRPRMMVAKMGQDGHDRGAKVIATAFADLGFDVDIGPLFQTPTETAAQAVENDVHVIGVSSLAAGHKTLVPALANALKELGREDIMIVAGGVIPSQDYAFLLQNGASAIFGPGTVIPQAAIKVIEEIYKRLGYEEVSE from the coding sequence ATGGGAAATAAATGGGAAAACGTTTCACTCGCTTCTTTTCTTGAGGAAGAAAAAACATCACGCTCAAACGAAGCGTTAGCTGCTGGTATTGCACCATTTACTCGTGGACCTTATGCTACGATGTATGTTTCGCGACCATGGACCATTCGACAATATGCTGGATTTTCTACAGCAGAAGAATCGAATGCCTTCTATCGTCGTAATTTGGCAATGGGACAAAAAGGTCTGTCCGTCGCGTTTGATTTAGCGACACACCGGGGATACGATTCCGATCATCCGCGAGTAGAAGGTGACGTAGGAAAAGCAGGCGTTGCCATCGATAGCGTAGAAGACATGAAAATTTTATTTGATGGAATTCCACTCGATCAAATGTCCGTTTCCATGACAATGAATGGCGCTGTTCTACCGATACTCGCATTTTATATTGTAACAGCAGAAGAACAAGGAGTTTTACCAGATAAACTCGCTGGAACGATTCAAAATGATATTTTAAAAGAATATATGGTGCGAAACACGTACATTTATCCACCTGAAATGTCGATGAAAATTATTGCCGATATTTTTTCGTTTACTGCCGAAAAAATGCCAAGGTTTAACTCTATTTCTATTTCGGGCTATCATATGCAAGAAGCGGGAGCGACTGCAGAAATTGAACTTGCCTATACACTCGCAGACGGTTTAGAGTATGTTCGTACTGGTTTAGCTGCGGGAATTCCCATTGATTCATTTGCACCGAGACTATCCTTTTTTTGGGCAGTTGGAATGAATTACTTTGAAGAAATTGCGAAAATGCGTGCTGCTCGTAAAATTTGGGCGCAAATGATGTATTCTTTTTCTCCAACTAATCCTAAATCACTTGCACTTCGAACGCATTCTCAAACATCGGGCTGGAGTTTGACAGAGCAAGATCCGTTTAATAACGTAATGCGAACTCTAGTAGAGGCGAACGCAGCCTCCATGGGTCACACGCAATCGTTGCATACAAATGCTCTGGATGAAGCGATTGCTCTTCCGACAGATTTTTCTGCTCGTATTGCTCGTAATACACAGCTGTTTTTACAGGATGAGACATATATGACGAAAATTATTGACCCTTGGGGAGGTTCCACTCATGTCGAGAATCTCACAAAGGAATTGTCAGAGAAAGCATGGGAGCTAATACAAGAAATTGAAGATCTAGGCGGTATGGCGAAAGCGATTGAGACAGGGTTACCAAAAATGAAAATCGAAGAAGCAGCTGCTATCCGTCAAGCCCAAATTGACTCTGGAAAAGAGAAAATTATTGGAGTAAATGCATTTCGTCTAGAGAAAGAAGATGAAATGGATATTTTATCTATTGATAATACAGCTGTACGGAATAGCCAAATTGCACGATTAGAGAAAATGAAATCTACACGATCTGAAAAAGACGTGCAAATTGCCTTACAAGCATTAGCGGAAGGTGCGAAGACAGGTAATGTAAATTTACTCGAATTAGCAATTCAAGCAGCGCGTGTTCGCGCATCTTTAGGTGAAATTTCCGATGCAATTGAAGAAGCATGTGGTAGACATAAGGCGGTGATTCGTTCAGTGAGCGGTGTGTATCAATCGAATTATGAGAATAACGAGGAGATAACAACTGTAAAACACATGACCGATGTTTTTCTTGAAAATGAAGGTCGCCGTCCTCGAATGATGGTTGCAAAAATGGGACAAGATGGACACGATCGTGGAGCAAAAGTGATAGCGACTGCTTTTGCTGACTTAGGATTTGATGTGGATATTGGTCCACTTTTCCAAACTCCTACAGAAACTGCAGCTCAAGCGGTTGAAAATGATGTCCATGTAATTGGTGTTAGTTCATTGGCAGCTGGACATAAAACACTTGTTCCAGCACTTGCAAACGCGTTAAAAGAACTAGGTAGAGAAGATATAATGATCGTTGCTGGTGGTGTTATTCCGTCGCAGGATTATGCTTTTCTCTTACAGAATGGAGCAAGTGCGATTTTCGGTCCTGGTACTGTCATTCCGCAAGCAGCGATAAAAGTGATTGAAGAGATTTATAAACGTCTTGGATACGAGGAAGTGAGCGAGTAA
- a CDS encoding thiamine pyrophosphate-dependent dehydrogenase E1 component subunit alpha — translation MAKNRHEELGLTNDDVLKIFETMLLARRVDERMWLLNRAGKIPFVISCQGQEATQVGAAYALDNSKDYIAPYYRDMGVVLHFGMTARDLMLSAFAKAEDPNSGGRQMPGHFGQKKNRILTGSSPVTTQLPHAVGVALAGKIKQEDFVTFVTLGEGSSNQGDFHEGLNFAGVHKLPCITMVENNKYAISVPYDRQVAAKNVSDRAIGYGMPGYTVDGTDPLEVYKVVKEAADRARNGEGPTLIEAVSHRLTAHSSDDDHRQYRTAEDLAEGQAADPIRKFAAYLTELNILNEELEKELNERIMKEVNEATEYAENAPYAAPEDALKYVYAQQDGGNV, via the coding sequence ATGGCAAAAAATCGTCATGAAGAACTAGGATTAACGAATGATGATGTTCTGAAAATTTTCGAAACAATGCTGCTAGCTCGTCGAGTAGATGAGCGTATGTGGTTATTAAACCGTGCGGGTAAAATCCCATTCGTTATCTCGTGTCAAGGACAGGAAGCAACACAAGTAGGTGCAGCATACGCACTTGATAACTCAAAAGACTATATTGCACCTTATTACCGAGATATGGGCGTTGTATTACACTTCGGAATGACAGCACGTGATTTAATGTTATCTGCATTTGCGAAAGCGGAAGATCCAAACTCTGGTGGACGCCAAATGCCTGGCCATTTCGGTCAAAAGAAAAACCGTATATTAACTGGGTCATCACCTGTCACTACACAGCTCCCACACGCAGTTGGTGTTGCATTAGCTGGTAAGATTAAACAGGAAGATTTTGTCACTTTCGTGACACTTGGAGAAGGTTCTTCTAACCAAGGGGATTTCCACGAAGGGTTAAACTTTGCGGGAGTACACAAATTGCCATGTATCACAATGGTTGAAAACAACAAGTATGCTATTTCGGTTCCTTATGATCGCCAAGTAGCTGCTAAAAATGTGTCAGATCGTGCAATTGGATATGGGATGCCAGGATACACTGTTGATGGTACCGATCCTTTGGAAGTTTACAAAGTGGTAAAAGAAGCTGCAGATCGTGCGCGTAATGGAGAAGGTCCAACTCTTATTGAAGCTGTATCGCACCGTTTGACTGCTCACTCTTCGGATGATGATCATCGCCAATATCGTACAGCAGAAGATTTAGCAGAAGGGCAAGCGGCAGATCCAATCCGTAAATTTGCTGCGTATTTAACAGAGTTGAATATCTTGAATGAAGAATTAGAGAAAGAGTTAAATGAGCGAATTATGAAAGAAGTCAATGAAGCTACCGAGTATGCAGAAAACGCACCATACGCTGCACCTGAAGACGCTTTGAAATACGTCTATGCACAACAAGACGGGGGGAACGTATAA
- the prli42 gene encoding stressosome-associated protein Prli42 has protein sequence MRNATFRKVVVYMMIGIMVLSSVLFGISFILS, from the coding sequence GTGAGAAACGCCACATTTCGTAAAGTTGTCGTTTACATGATGATCGGTATTATGGTTTTATCGAGTGTATTATTCGGTATCAGTTTTATTTTAAGCTAA
- a CDS encoding BrxA/BrxB family bacilliredoxin: MNMDFNLLMNDIVRQARSEMEQAGYQQLQTPEEVEEVFAKEGTALVMVNSVCGCAGGIARPAAAHAVHYDKRPDRLLTVFAGQDKEATAVARDIFGEDHLPSSPSFVLLKDGKPVGEIARHEIEGHDPMSVITNIQALFEEYCEEV; the protein is encoded by the coding sequence ATGAATATGGATTTTAACTTATTGATGAATGATATAGTACGTCAAGCAAGAAGTGAAATGGAACAAGCAGGATATCAACAACTGCAAACTCCGGAAGAAGTAGAAGAGGTATTTGCAAAAGAAGGAACAGCACTTGTCATGGTCAATTCTGTTTGCGGTTGTGCAGGTGGAATTGCTCGCCCTGCAGCAGCTCACGCAGTTCATTATGACAAACGTCCAGACCGCTTGCTAACTGTCTTTGCTGGACAAGACAAAGAAGCAACAGCAGTAGCACGTGACATTTTTGGAGAAGATCATCTTCCATCTTCACCATCCTTTGTGTTATTAAAAGATGGTAAACCAGTTGGTGAAATTGCTCGTCACGAAATTGAAGGGCACGACCCAATGAGTGTGATTACGAATATCCAAGCGTTATTTGAAGAGTACTGCGAAGAAGTATAG
- a CDS encoding aromatic acid exporter family protein — translation MRQFRIGYRTLKTAVGSSISMLIAMFLELDYFSSAFILTVLCIQPTRHKSFRAVFARVAASSVGLFFAFIFFELFDYHPIVFGIMLLVYIPTLVSLRIQDGFVSSIVIILHVFDQGGITPSFLWNEVQLMAVGFGIALLVNMYMPDIERQLTAYRHDLEACYATIFCEIANYLRDGDSAWSGKELVTAGDIIEKGKALAYQDVQNHLTRKENLHYLYFDMRERQYEIIERILPKITSLPKLTRHAEIIADFTEELGEHVHSGNTASVFIQKLEEVKQDFHSMELPKDRKQFESMAAMFQFIEEMEDYLKIKKEFIGFKTKKNA, via the coding sequence ATGCGACAGTTTCGTATTGGCTATCGAACGCTTAAAACGGCAGTAGGTTCGAGCATTTCCATGCTAATCGCGATGTTTTTGGAGCTGGATTATTTCAGCTCCGCTTTTATCTTAACGGTGCTCTGCATTCAACCAACTCGACATAAATCGTTCCGTGCGGTTTTTGCACGTGTTGCAGCTAGTAGCGTCGGATTGTTTTTCGCATTTATCTTTTTTGAACTGTTTGATTATCATCCGATTGTTTTTGGTATTATGCTCTTAGTCTATATCCCTACCCTTGTATCTTTACGCATTCAAGATGGGTTTGTTTCAAGTATCGTTATTATTTTGCATGTATTTGACCAAGGAGGAATTACTCCATCTTTTCTTTGGAATGAAGTGCAGTTAATGGCCGTCGGTTTCGGAATTGCGTTACTCGTCAATATGTACATGCCAGATATCGAACGACAGCTAACAGCTTATCGCCATGATTTAGAGGCATGCTATGCGACAATATTTTGCGAGATTGCGAACTACTTGCGAGATGGTGATTCTGCTTGGTCAGGAAAAGAACTGGTCACTGCTGGAGATATTATCGAAAAAGGAAAGGCACTCGCCTACCAAGACGTCCAAAACCATTTAACGCGAAAAGAAAATTTACATTACTTATATTTTGACATGAGAGAACGACAGTATGAGATTATTGAGCGGATTCTTCCTAAAATAACGTCGCTGCCTAAACTTACTCGTCACGCGGAAATTATAGCGGATTTTACAGAAGAACTTGGAGAACATGTTCATTCTGGCAATACTGCTTCTGTTTTTATTCAAAAACTAGAAGAAGTAAAACAGGACTTTCATTCGATGGAATTACCAAAGGATCGAAAACAATTTGAATCGATGGCGGCGATGTTTCAATTTATCGAAGAAATGGAAGACTATTTAAAAATTAAAAAAGAATTTATCGGTTTTAAAACGAAAAAAAATGCGTAG
- a CDS encoding dihydrolipoamide acetyltransferase family protein, with protein MALEQIKMPQLGESVTEGTIEKWLVQPGDKVNKYDPLAEVNTDKVTAEIPSSFEGVIKELIAQEGETLEVGAVVCTIETAGGGAEEASTSSNDEKKEEAPKEVSTSSAPKASATQAPAREKGAKARYSPAVLKIAQENDIDLNQVNGTGSEGRITRKDLLAIIESGSIPKASEAPASSTSASSATQETSTATRPQAAPAPSIPTAVGDIEIPVSGVRKAIASNMLRSKHEAPHAWTMIEVDVTNLVQYRDSIKGEFKKKEGFNVTYFAFFVKAVAQALKEFPMMNSMWAGDKIIQKKDINISIAVATDDALFVPVIRNADEKTIKGIGREINELATKVRSGKLKSDEMQGGTFTVNNTGSFGSVQSMGIINYPQAAILQVESIVKRPVIMDGGMIAARDMVNLCLSLDHRVLDGLVCGRFLARVKEILENISKENTSVY; from the coding sequence ATGGCTTTAGAACAAATCAAAATGCCTCAACTTGGGGAGTCCGTTACAGAAGGAACAATCGAAAAATGGCTTGTACAACCAGGCGATAAAGTGAACAAATACGACCCACTTGCGGAAGTGAATACAGATAAAGTAACAGCAGAAATTCCTTCTTCTTTTGAAGGAGTTATTAAAGAGCTTATTGCACAAGAAGGCGAGACGCTCGAAGTTGGTGCTGTTGTTTGTACTATTGAAACAGCAGGCGGCGGAGCGGAAGAAGCATCTACTTCGTCAAATGATGAGAAAAAAGAAGAAGCTCCAAAAGAAGTATCTACTTCATCTGCACCAAAAGCTTCTGCAACTCAAGCTCCGGCACGTGAAAAAGGAGCTAAAGCTCGTTATTCACCTGCTGTACTTAAAATTGCACAAGAGAATGATATCGATTTAAATCAAGTGAATGGAACTGGTTCGGAAGGCCGTATTACACGGAAAGATTTACTTGCAATCATTGAAAGTGGATCAATTCCGAAAGCTAGCGAAGCACCAGCATCATCAACTTCTGCCTCTAGCGCAACACAAGAAACTTCAACAGCTACTAGACCGCAAGCAGCGCCAGCGCCTTCCATTCCGACAGCAGTTGGAGATATCGAAATTCCGGTATCCGGAGTGCGTAAAGCAATCGCTTCGAATATGCTACGTAGCAAACATGAAGCTCCACATGCGTGGACCATGATTGAAGTGGATGTAACAAACCTAGTGCAATATCGCGATTCGATAAAAGGCGAATTTAAGAAAAAAGAAGGATTCAATGTAACCTATTTTGCGTTTTTCGTAAAAGCTGTTGCACAAGCTCTAAAAGAATTCCCAATGATGAATTCCATGTGGGCGGGAGACAAAATCATTCAAAAGAAAGACATCAATATTTCTATCGCCGTGGCAACGGATGATGCTTTATTTGTACCAGTCATTCGAAACGCAGACGAAAAAACGATTAAAGGCATTGGACGAGAAATTAATGAGCTAGCGACAAAAGTTCGTAGTGGTAAATTAAAATCCGATGAAATGCAAGGTGGAACTTTCACTGTTAATAACACAGGTTCATTCGGATCTGTTCAATCTATGGGGATTATCAACTACCCACAAGCAGCTATTCTACAAGTCGAATCAATCGTAAAACGTCCAGTCATCATGGATGGCGGCATGATTGCAGCACGTGACATGGTAAACTTATGTTTATCACTTGATCACCGCGTACTAGATGGATTAGTTTGCGGGCGCTTCTTAGCACGTGTAAAAGAAATCCTTGAAAACATTTCAAAAGAAAATACTTCCGTCTATTAA
- the meaB gene encoding methylmalonyl Co-A mutase-associated GTPase MeaB, translating into MTTRHFRKVNKRELSVASLADDIRAGSKQALAKGITLIESVKAEDRIYANELLERLYPYTGNCIRIGITGVPGAGKSTFIESFGTMLCEQHNRVAVLAIDPSSTRNGGSILGDKTRMETLARHPSAFIRPSPTAGTLGGVHKKTRETMMLCEAAGYNILLIETVGVGQSETLVRNMVDFFLLLVLTGAGDELQGMKKGIMEIADLLLVNKSDGENVPVAKRAVREFNQLLHFLQPATPEWQTKAMAVSSLKKDGLDDVWTIIEAFVKFTKENDYFESRRNQQLTDWFTQMIHDRLVEQFFVSNTTRDTVKQLEKRILLGEVSPSNALDELFSK; encoded by the coding sequence ATGACAACTCGGCACTTCCGAAAGGTTAATAAGCGAGAACTGTCAGTGGCTTCATTAGCTGATGACATTCGAGCAGGTTCAAAACAAGCTCTAGCCAAAGGTATTACCCTAATTGAAAGCGTGAAAGCAGAAGACCGTATCTATGCAAACGAACTGCTTGAACGATTGTACCCATACACAGGTAATTGCATTCGGATTGGGATTACGGGAGTCCCAGGTGCAGGTAAAAGTACGTTTATCGAATCATTTGGCACCATGCTTTGTGAACAACATAATCGTGTAGCTGTGCTAGCAATTGATCCAAGTTCCACTCGCAACGGCGGAAGTATTTTAGGCGACAAAACTCGCATGGAGACACTCGCTCGCCATCCCTCTGCTTTTATACGACCTAGTCCGACCGCCGGAACTCTTGGCGGTGTCCATAAAAAAACGCGGGAAACGATGATGCTGTGCGAAGCTGCTGGCTATAACATTTTACTTATTGAAACAGTAGGAGTGGGACAAAGCGAAACACTTGTCCGAAACATGGTCGACTTTTTCTTGTTGCTTGTTTTAACGGGAGCTGGCGATGAGCTGCAAGGCATGAAAAAAGGAATTATGGAAATTGCCGATTTACTCCTTGTAAACAAATCCGATGGAGAAAATGTACCCGTTGCAAAACGAGCGGTTCGGGAATTCAACCAGTTGCTTCATTTTTTACAGCCAGCTACTCCTGAATGGCAAACGAAAGCAATGGCAGTGTCTTCTCTAAAGAAGGATGGATTAGACGACGTTTGGACAATAATTGAGGCATTTGTTAAGTTTACGAAAGAAAATGACTATTTTGAGAGTCGTCGAAACCAACAACTGACGGATTGGTTTACGCAAATGATCCATGATCGATTAGTGGAACAGTTTTTTGTTTCCAACACAACTCGAGATACTGTAAAACAGTTAGAAAAACGTATCTTATTAGGAGAGGTATCTCCATCGAATGCATTGGATGAATTATTTTCAAAATAA
- a CDS encoding alpha-ketoacid dehydrogenase subunit beta, with protein sequence MAVMSYIDAITLAMKEEMERDENVFVLGEDVGKKGGVFKATNGLYEQFGEHRVMDTPLAESAIAGVGIGAAMYGMRPIAEMQFADFIMPAVNQIISEASRVRYRSNNDWSCPIVFRAPFGGGIHGALYHSQSVEAVFANQPGLKIVIPSTPYDAKGLLKAAIRDEDPVMFFEHKRAYRLIKGEVPDEDYTIEIGKADVKREGEDITVITYGLAVHFALQAAERLEQDGISAHILDLRTIYPLDKEAIIEAASKTGKVLLVTEDNKEGSIIGEVAAIIAENCLFDLDAPIKRLAGPDVPAMPYAPTMEKFFMINPDKVEKAMRELAEF encoded by the coding sequence ATGGCAGTTATGTCTTATATCGACGCGATTACACTCGCGATGAAAGAAGAAATGGAACGCGATGAAAACGTTTTTGTCCTTGGGGAAGACGTTGGTAAAAAAGGTGGCGTTTTTAAAGCGACAAATGGTCTTTATGAACAATTTGGAGAGCACCGCGTAATGGATACTCCACTTGCTGAATCTGCTATTGCTGGTGTTGGTATTGGTGCTGCTATGTACGGAATGCGACCAATCGCAGAAATGCAATTCGCAGATTTCATCATGCCAGCCGTTAACCAAATTATTTCGGAAGCATCGAGAGTTCGCTATCGTTCGAACAATGATTGGTCATGCCCAATTGTCTTTCGTGCGCCATTTGGTGGAGGTATTCACGGAGCACTTTATCACTCTCAATCTGTCGAAGCAGTTTTTGCTAATCAACCAGGATTGAAAATTGTTATTCCTTCTACTCCATATGATGCAAAAGGTTTGTTAAAAGCTGCAATTCGTGACGAAGATCCTGTTATGTTCTTCGAGCACAAACGTGCGTATCGTTTAATCAAAGGTGAAGTTCCAGATGAAGACTATACAATTGAAATTGGAAAAGCAGATGTAAAGCGTGAAGGGGAAGACATCACCGTTATTACGTACGGTTTAGCGGTCCACTTTGCACTTCAAGCTGCTGAACGTCTAGAACAAGACGGCATTTCCGCACATATTTTGGATTTACGTACGATCTATCCGTTAGATAAAGAAGCGATTATCGAAGCAGCATCAAAAACTGGTAAAGTGTTGCTCGTTACAGAAGATAACAAAGAAGGTAGCATTATCGGTGAAGTTGCTGCAATCATTGCAGAGAATTGCTTATTCGACTTAGATGCACCGATTAAACGCTTAGCAGGACCAGATGTTCCGGCAATGCCATATGCTCCTACAATGGAAAAATTCTTTATGATAAATCCGGATAAAGTCGAAAAAGCAATGAGAGAACTAGCTGAATTTTAA
- a CDS encoding methylmalonyl-CoA mutase family protein has protein sequence MNVQQMKDIQFQDIQEQQWMDAAFAALKGKSMDSLITPTPEGIDLQPLYSTNKVAEVEESREGWKIAQTSLATTISTFLQETKEALANGVEVFGYASTLANEQWTDADMMQLKQYILNYPIMWDIQSTNDPILQIIQSLTEEEKSSVHGTISGIESPFPNVEHAITTEKIHLKGASAVEELTYVLLQLANQQEARFQAVRLHVDTHFFMEIAKLRAMRILWKAFHSTDQHDIPALTIESTTSVRSFSKLDEHVNLLRAGNETLAMVLGGSDVIHTTAYNVLTTTDAKSRRLAKNMGLILREEAGLSGITDAANGSYAIEALTEELVKKSWELFLQLVDLPFTAAQEELFHRATALHEKREQALFTRKSSMVGVNQYANPSDEIKSLSTEKTNRVAIPFESLRYYFSKNPLKAAVVQIGELKAIKVRTDFVVGFLQAGGVVPNISQVFETAEMAQKFIEEGSYDYVVLSATDDDLTNFVPVFSSLFKQTIVEIAGKHPQLEKWKQDGLHGAIYIGQSIPAKMKEIQALTEGGNTSNGK, from the coding sequence ATGAATGTTCAACAAATGAAAGATATACAGTTTCAAGATATTCAAGAGCAACAATGGATGGATGCTGCATTTGCCGCTTTAAAAGGGAAGTCGATGGATAGCTTGATCACACCTACACCAGAAGGTATTGATCTTCAGCCTTTGTATTCAACAAACAAAGTGGCGGAGGTAGAGGAATCTCGTGAGGGCTGGAAAATTGCCCAAACGTCATTAGCCACCACTATTTCGACATTTCTTCAGGAGACAAAAGAAGCATTAGCGAATGGTGTCGAAGTTTTTGGCTATGCAAGTACGCTCGCAAATGAACAATGGACAGACGCAGACATGATGCAGTTAAAGCAATACATATTGAACTATCCGATTATGTGGGATATTCAGTCAACGAATGATCCGATTTTACAAATCATCCAGTCACTGACGGAAGAAGAAAAATCATCCGTTCATGGCACAATTTCAGGCATAGAGTCTCCGTTTCCAAACGTGGAGCATGCAATTACCACGGAAAAAATTCACTTAAAAGGAGCTAGTGCGGTTGAAGAATTGACGTATGTACTACTTCAACTCGCTAATCAACAAGAAGCACGGTTCCAAGCGGTTCGGTTACATGTGGATACTCATTTTTTCATGGAAATTGCGAAGTTACGTGCAATGCGTATCCTTTGGAAAGCATTTCATTCTACAGACCAACATGATATTCCAGCACTGACTATTGAATCGACTACTTCTGTTCGCTCCTTTTCTAAATTAGATGAGCATGTCAATTTGTTGCGCGCTGGGAATGAAACACTTGCAATGGTTTTAGGTGGTAGCGACGTAATTCATACGACTGCCTACAATGTCTTAACAACAACCGATGCAAAATCTCGTCGACTTGCTAAAAACATGGGATTGATCTTACGAGAGGAAGCAGGTCTTAGCGGCATAACAGACGCTGCAAATGGATCCTATGCTATTGAGGCATTGACAGAAGAATTGGTGAAAAAAAGTTGGGAGTTATTCTTACAATTAGTCGATTTACCGTTTACTGCTGCTCAAGAGGAGCTTTTTCATCGTGCAACAGCTCTCCATGAAAAACGGGAACAAGCTTTATTCACCAGAAAGTCCTCAATGGTTGGGGTTAACCAATATGCAAACCCAAGTGATGAAATCAAGTCACTATCAACGGAAAAAACAAATCGGGTTGCTATTCCGTTCGAGTCGTTACGATATTATTTCTCGAAAAATCCTCTCAAAGCTGCCGTCGTTCAAATAGGCGAGTTAAAAGCTATAAAAGTACGCACAGACTTTGTGGTTGGCTTTTTACAAGCGGGTGGGGTAGTTCCAAACATCTCGCAAGTATTTGAAACAGCCGAAATGGCGCAGAAATTCATCGAAGAAGGCTCGTATGACTATGTCGTTTTAAGCGCAACAGATGACGATTTAACGAATTTTGTACCGGTCTTTTCTTCTTTATTTAAGCAAACAATCGTGGAGATTGCTGGGAAACATCCACAACTGGAAAAATGGAAGCAAGATGGACTGCATGGTGCCATTTATATTGGTCAATCGATTCCTGCCAAAATGAAAGAAATTCAAGCGCTAACGGAAGGAGGAAATACTTCTAATGGGAAATAA